One region of Eleutherodactylus coqui strain aEleCoq1 chromosome 5, aEleCoq1.hap1, whole genome shotgun sequence genomic DNA includes:
- the LOC136629065 gene encoding oocyte zinc finger protein XlCOF7.2-like, translating to MGPPPHPLIHENINVQKILEVTNKMIELLTGEVPIRCQDVAVYFSLEEWEYLEGHKDLYKEAMMETRQPLPSPGNGYI from the exons atggggcccccacctcaccccctaaTACATGagaacatcaatgtacagaagattctagaagtcaccaacaagatgattgagctactgactggagag gttcctataaggtgtcaggatgtcgctgtctatttctccttggaggagtgggagtatttagaaggacacaaggatctgtacaaggaggccatgatggagacccgccagccgctcccatcaccaggtaatggataTATTTAG